A genome region from Alistipes dispar includes the following:
- a CDS encoding RagB/SusD family nutrient uptake outer membrane protein: MKLQITLLSLAACGIGLTACNDDFFDQVPDDRITIEQVFQRTSYSEKYLATVYSYILNEAHRTSPIPWDPCSDDLDVTYDREDYNSYQINLGNWSASSDYYEFWTHFYRGIRSATYFIQHIGDNQEMLDDPTRGPLVVEQYKNEARFLRAWFYYNLLRQYGPCVLLGDEVLPGDLDRDDVRMNLPRSSYDECVDYIVGELDDIIDNKRLPLHFTSQADKDYGRATLAMCMGLKSRVLLLAASPQFNGNPAYAGVVNKDGKHLFATAKDPEKWKRAADAAKAIIDLGIFDLYKEYHSDGTLDPYMSCRNVFLENWNSEVMMVRINNNLSSWERSASPRQFSGYESMGATQQLVDAFRMNDGTAVTAEQEKGFSTQEYKDAKSGWVFAPAGTRNMFVNREPRFYVNICFNGAYWIGDQKTRIQLYYTGGSGKKGTWDYPRSGYIAIKNVSPSSNPLNSNYIKRPFLMMRYAEMLLNYVEALNEYDPGNPDIEKYLNLIRERGGLGPVQSGLSQELMREQIRLERRIELCFEQLRYFDTRRWLIAEQTDAGPFYGMNVDAGNSFTDEAFYEKTVFETRVFRPEFYLFPIPQSEINRDPQIVQNPGW; the protein is encoded by the coding sequence ATGAAACTCCAAATAACCTTGCTTTCGCTGGCAGCCTGCGGCATCGGACTGACCGCCTGCAACGACGACTTCTTCGATCAGGTGCCCGACGACCGCATCACCATCGAACAGGTCTTCCAGCGCACTTCCTATTCGGAGAAATACCTCGCCACCGTTTACAGCTACATTCTGAACGAAGCCCATCGCACGAGCCCTATTCCGTGGGATCCCTGCTCGGACGATCTGGACGTCACCTACGACCGCGAGGACTACAATTCCTATCAGATAAATCTCGGCAACTGGAGCGCCTCGTCGGACTACTACGAGTTCTGGACCCACTTCTACCGGGGCATCCGTTCGGCGACCTACTTCATCCAGCACATCGGCGACAACCAGGAGATGCTGGACGATCCCACGCGCGGCCCCCTCGTCGTGGAGCAGTACAAGAACGAGGCCCGCTTCCTGCGCGCCTGGTTCTACTACAACCTGCTGCGGCAGTACGGGCCCTGCGTGCTGCTGGGCGACGAGGTGCTTCCGGGCGATCTCGACCGCGACGACGTGCGGATGAACCTGCCCCGCAGCTCCTACGACGAGTGCGTGGACTACATCGTCGGCGAGCTGGACGACATCATCGACAACAAGCGGTTGCCGCTGCACTTCACCTCGCAGGCCGACAAGGATTACGGGAGGGCCACGCTGGCCATGTGCATGGGACTGAAGAGCCGCGTGCTGCTGCTGGCGGCCAGCCCGCAGTTCAACGGCAACCCCGCTTACGCCGGCGTCGTGAACAAGGACGGCAAACACCTCTTCGCGACTGCGAAGGACCCCGAAAAATGGAAACGGGCGGCGGATGCGGCCAAGGCGATCATCGACCTGGGCATCTTCGACCTCTATAAGGAGTATCATTCCGACGGGACGCTCGACCCTTACATGTCGTGCCGCAACGTCTTTCTGGAGAACTGGAACAGCGAGGTGATGATGGTCCGCATCAACAACAACCTGTCGAGTTGGGAGCGTTCGGCGTCGCCCCGCCAGTTCAGCGGCTACGAGAGCATGGGTGCGACGCAGCAGCTCGTCGATGCGTTCCGCATGAACGACGGTACGGCCGTCACCGCCGAACAGGAAAAGGGATTCTCGACCCAGGAGTATAAGGACGCCAAATCGGGCTGGGTCTTCGCTCCGGCCGGCACGCGCAACATGTTCGTCAACCGCGAACCGCGATTCTACGTGAACATCTGCTTCAACGGCGCCTACTGGATCGGCGATCAGAAGACCCGCATCCAGCTCTACTATACGGGCGGTTCGGGCAAAAAGGGCACGTGGGACTACCCCCGCTCGGGATACATCGCCATCAAGAACGTATCTCCTTCGAGCAATCCGCTGAACAGCAACTACATCAAACGGCCGTTCCTGATGATGCGCTATGCCGAGATGCTGCTCAATTACGTCGAGGCGCTCAACGAGTACGATCCGGGAAATCCGGACATCGAAAAGTACCTTAACCTGATTCGCGAACGCGGCGGCCTCGGTCCCGTGCAGTCGGGCCTCTCTCAGGAACTCATGCGCGAGCAGATCCGGCTGGAGCGTCGCATCGAGCTCTGCTTCGAGCAGCTCCGCTACTTCGACACGCGCCGCTGGCTGATCGCCGAACAGACCGACGCCGGGCCGTTCTACGGCATGAACGTCGATGCCGGCAACAGCTTCACCGACGAGGCGTTCTACGAGAAGACCGTGTTCGAGACCCGTGTCTTCCGGCCCGAATTCTATCTCTTTCCTATCCCGCAGTCCGAAATCAACCGCGACCCGCAGATCGTGCAGAACCCCGGCTGGTAA
- a CDS encoding BT_3987 domain-containing protein: MNHTKYLALLAGCWLVTACENPVDGDLNVDDPDAYTLIYTVNAVEDDSKSTLTFPLERDTVFAVYANLSCIRDPESDVTVEFRTAAELVDAYNEEKQTSYAAMPEACYTIDDTRAVIPAGKYVSSPVMIRLNSAAFDGVGTFLLPMTIERVTPGLPVSPTLGTAYLRINGTYTTNPFRPIDRSGWSVEGFSTEEPEAQTGYDDNGKASSAIDDIPCTYWGTQWRDAKPGPPHWITIDMGKSEELHGFTIRGRADPFTSDTPKASGNPRIFNVDVSDDNASWTRIGTFTVENRIENEVYLDHKATGRYFRVTVTATQGDMYQTCIADIEAF; this comes from the coding sequence ATGAACCACACGAAATATCTGGCGCTCCTGGCAGGCTGTTGGCTCGTCACCGCCTGCGAAAATCCGGTCGATGGCGACCTGAACGTCGATGACCCCGATGCCTATACGCTCATCTACACGGTCAATGCCGTGGAGGACGACTCGAAAAGCACGCTGACCTTCCCGCTCGAACGCGACACCGTGTTCGCCGTTTACGCCAACCTGAGTTGCATCCGCGATCCGGAAAGCGATGTCACGGTCGAATTCCGCACGGCCGCCGAACTGGTCGATGCCTATAACGAGGAGAAGCAGACCTCTTATGCGGCCATGCCCGAAGCCTGCTACACGATCGACGATACCCGGGCGGTGATCCCTGCGGGGAAATACGTCTCTTCGCCCGTGATGATCCGGCTCAACAGCGCCGCATTCGACGGCGTGGGTACGTTCCTGCTGCCGATGACGATCGAGCGCGTGACGCCCGGCCTGCCGGTCAGTCCGACGCTCGGCACGGCCTACCTGCGCATCAACGGCACCTACACGACCAATCCGTTCCGCCCCATCGACCGGAGCGGATGGAGCGTGGAGGGCTTCTCTACCGAGGAGCCCGAGGCGCAGACCGGATACGACGACAACGGCAAAGCCTCCTCGGCGATCGACGACATCCCCTGCACCTATTGGGGAACGCAGTGGCGCGACGCGAAACCGGGTCCGCCCCACTGGATCACGATCGACATGGGCAAAAGCGAGGAGCTGCACGGATTCACGATCCGCGGCCGTGCGGATCCGTTCACGTCCGACACGCCCAAGGCCAGCGGCAATCCGCGCATTTTCAACGTGGACGTGAGCGACGACAACGCCTCCTGGACCCGCATCGGCACCTTCACCGTCGAAAACCGGATCGAGAACGAGGTTTACCTCGACCACAAGGCGACGGGGCGTTATTTCCGCGTAACGGTCACCGCCACGCAGGGCGACATGTACCAGACCTGCATCGCCGACATCGAAGCGTTCTGA
- a CDS encoding endonuclease/exonuclease/phosphatase family protein, with protein sequence MKRILTAAALLLVVAACNEDENYNDKYGDKAVIPPKGRSLRVMTYNIYGARATSPANAADLDALAEVIRRQDPDFVTLNEVDVFTDRTGKDVHQARDLAEKLGMEWHFSKAIDRDGGEYGDAVLSKYPILETRSYRLPCAAEQPGEDRALCVIRVQIDGKDLYVASTHLDHLSGDASRLVQAAEIRRIRDTELEGDLILCGDLNAIPSSNVIATMTSFLTNTGPIDQYTFPSDDPDRKIDYIMYAPIEHFGVQNCQVVSRGDQQIDGVDASDHRPVIADIRFRTDEDISGEDGGEEE encoded by the coding sequence ATGAAAAGAATACTGACAGCCGCGGCCTTGCTGCTCGTCGTCGCGGCCTGCAACGAGGACGAAAACTACAACGACAAATACGGCGACAAGGCGGTCATTCCGCCCAAGGGCCGGAGCCTGCGCGTGATGACCTACAACATTTACGGCGCCCGCGCCACGAGCCCTGCGAATGCGGCCGACCTGGATGCGCTCGCCGAGGTGATCCGTCGCCAAGACCCCGATTTCGTGACCCTGAACGAAGTCGATGTGTTCACCGACCGCACGGGCAAGGACGTGCACCAGGCCCGCGATCTGGCCGAAAAGCTCGGCATGGAGTGGCACTTCTCGAAGGCCATCGACCGCGACGGGGGCGAGTACGGCGACGCCGTGCTGTCGAAGTACCCGATCCTCGAAACGCGCAGCTACCGCTTGCCGTGCGCCGCCGAACAGCCCGGCGAAGACCGCGCGCTGTGCGTGATCCGCGTTCAGATCGACGGCAAGGACCTCTACGTCGCATCGACGCATCTCGACCACCTCTCGGGCGACGCCAGCCGGCTGGTGCAGGCCGCCGAGATCCGCCGCATCCGCGACACGGAGCTGGAGGGCGACCTGATCCTTTGCGGCGACCTGAACGCCATCCCGAGTTCGAACGTCATCGCCACGATGACCTCGTTCCTGACGAACACGGGGCCGATCGACCAGTACACCTTCCCCTCGGACGACCCCGACCGAAAGATCGACTACATCATGTACGCCCCGATCGAGCATTTCGGCGTGCAGAACTGCCAGGTCGTATCGCGGGGCGACCAGCAGATAGACGGCGTCGATGCTTCGGACCACCGTCCCGTGATCGCCGACATCCGCTTCCGGACCGACGAGGACATCTCCGGAGAAGACGGCGGAGAGGAGGAGTGA
- a CDS encoding FN3 domain-containing metallophosphoesterase family protein, producing MKKILSTILALAACTTLLAQDFKITHGPWLCDLTSDGVTVVWTTSKPALSWVEVAEDDGRSFYAAEHERRYETVAGRKQAHKTLHSIRLKGLRPGTKYRYRIFSQEVREWKYNDKVYYGDIAASNVYSRQPFAFRTLPASGCDLSFVVLNDIHGRADCMAGLCRPIDFAQIDFVAFNGDMSNSTESPGQLYRDFIDASVGAFASETPILYNRGNHETRGVYADFLQEYFPKVGGCYYKLYMAGSVAVLMLDCGEDKPDSDIEYGGLGAYDAYREEEAAWLRETVASEEFRNASARIVLLHIPLGNGTWHGNIHLEELFLPILNDADIDVMLSGHTHRYSFRPANDEVRFPVLVNDNASLLRCDVGDGRITVRIYGPEGTVTHSHEFPLK from the coding sequence ATGAAAAAAATCCTATCGACGATCCTGGCGCTGGCCGCGTGTACGACCCTCCTGGCGCAGGATTTCAAGATCACGCACGGCCCCTGGCTCTGCGACCTGACATCGGACGGCGTCACGGTGGTCTGGACCACCAGCAAACCCGCCCTTTCGTGGGTCGAAGTGGCCGAGGACGACGGGCGCAGCTTCTACGCCGCGGAACACGAACGCCGCTACGAGACCGTCGCCGGACGCAAACAGGCCCACAAAACGCTGCACAGCATTCGCCTGAAAGGGCTGCGTCCCGGTACGAAATACCGCTACCGCATCTTCTCGCAGGAGGTGCGCGAGTGGAAATACAACGACAAGGTCTATTACGGCGACATCGCGGCGTCGAACGTCTATTCGCGCCAGCCGTTCGCCTTCAGGACCCTCCCCGCGTCGGGGTGCGACCTTTCGTTCGTCGTTCTGAACGACATCCACGGGCGGGCCGACTGCATGGCCGGGCTCTGCCGTCCGATCGACTTCGCACAGATCGACTTCGTGGCCTTCAACGGCGACATGTCGAACAGCACCGAAAGCCCCGGACAGCTCTACCGCGATTTCATCGACGCCTCGGTCGGGGCCTTCGCCTCCGAGACGCCGATCCTCTACAACCGCGGCAACCACGAAACGCGCGGAGTCTATGCCGACTTCCTCCAGGAGTATTTCCCCAAGGTCGGGGGCTGCTACTACAAACTCTACATGGCCGGATCGGTGGCGGTGCTCATGCTCGACTGCGGTGAGGACAAACCTGATTCGGATATCGAATACGGCGGGCTGGGGGCTTACGACGCATACCGCGAGGAGGAGGCTGCCTGGCTGCGCGAAACGGTCGCCTCGGAGGAGTTCCGCAATGCCTCGGCCCGCATCGTGCTGCTGCACATCCCGCTCGGGAACGGAACCTGGCACGGCAACATTCACCTCGAGGAGCTGTTCCTGCCGATCCTGAACGATGCGGACATCGACGTGATGTTGTCGGGACATACGCACCGTTACTCGTTCCGCCCGGCCAACGACGAAGTTCGTTTTCCGGTGCTGGTGAATGACAACGCGAGCCTGCTCAGGTGCGACGTCGGCGACGGCAGGATCACGGTCCGCATCTACGGGCCGGAAGGGACGGTGACCCACTCGCACGAGTTCCCGCTGAAATAG
- a CDS encoding RNA polymerase sigma-70 factor, giving the protein MENLNAHSADFRQFFLAHYETLCVRAFRLVHDRKLSEDIVQDVFLMLWERREEIDFSRPVLPYLMTAVRNRSIDCLRSRKSHGEGSCGLDTLDGYVRRLVADRCEGEFDLSWLRHEIDDGVSQLSEQCRRVFLLSRKAGLKNREIAEQLNISVKAVEKHIGMALSKLRLRLSRSGFFSLFL; this is encoded by the coding sequence ATGGAGAACCTGAACGCTCATTCGGCCGATTTCCGGCAATTCTTTCTGGCGCATTACGAAACGTTGTGCGTCCGGGCTTTCCGGCTGGTCCACGACCGCAAACTCTCCGAGGATATCGTGCAGGACGTCTTCCTGATGCTGTGGGAACGGCGGGAGGAGATCGACTTCTCGCGTCCGGTGCTGCCCTACCTGATGACGGCCGTACGGAACCGGAGCATCGATTGCCTCCGCAGCCGCAAGTCGCACGGCGAAGGCTCCTGCGGACTCGATACGCTCGACGGATATGTCCGCCGCCTGGTCGCCGACCGCTGCGAAGGGGAGTTCGACCTTTCGTGGCTTCGGCACGAGATCGACGACGGCGTATCGCAGCTCTCCGAGCAGTGCCGGCGCGTCTTTTTGCTGAGCCGGAAGGCCGGACTGAAGAACCGCGAGATCGCCGAGCAGCTCAACATCAGCGTCAAGGCCGTGGAGAAACACATCGGCATGGCCCTGTCGAAGCTGCGTCTCAGGCTGAGCCGCAGCGGCTTCTTCAGCCTGTTCCTCTGA
- a CDS encoding tyrosine-type recombinase/integrase, producing MKAGECGTERHIPFCSDALFACCDQRRHSGLPDRRRTASSAVCERPDTGAVAGTLHGPGDPARIAACEPVSAHTVRRSFAANFLKAKDVPLAAISKALGHSKIAAAMRYLRVDVGGAPILAGSGCFRLPAGTDD from the coding sequence ATGAAAGCGGGAGAATGCGGTACGGAACGGCATATCCCGTTCTGTTCGGACGCTTTATTTGCCTGCTGCGACCAGAGGCGGCACTCCGGTCTTCCTGACAGACGAAGGACTGCTTCGTCTGCCGTCTGCGAACGGCCGGATACCGGAGCAGTGGCCGGAACGCTGCACGGACCGGGTGATCCGGCGCGCATCGCGGCGTGCGAACCGGTCTCGGCGCATACGGTCCGTCGATCCTTCGCCGCGAATTTTCTCAAGGCGAAAGATGTGCCTTTGGCAGCGATCTCGAAGGCATTGGGGCATAGCAAGATTGCGGCTGCGATGCGCTATTTGCGTGTGGACGTGGGGGGCGCTCCGATTCTCGCCGGGAGCGGCTGCTTCAGACTGCCTGCCGGGACTGACGACTGA
- a CDS encoding S41 family peptidase, which produces MKQIPSAVRTAILLLPLLLSAACGKEGAGDDPAPGRTGIANASWEEVEQIAASGAQKAYTFTSPALWSAESSAPGWCEVLTESGPKGNATLRIAVAPNTGSTARSATVRITAGNFFPASFKVIQGSPTDGPAVNARADAALARYYLWNEAYRKAERDLSIPYAGPYDNFVHHTLMGMSANTLDRKYDERSGGYRLYSYLLRTPASGAKAPAARSGVNHGITKPAPTPGYGIGSYTLVSFTDHDGRPTGGIGLCPTSILPGSPLERAGFRRGDIIAEVDGKTPTESTYAAIFTSLLSPADGAKVELTRNEADARPVRVAAERLDPTPIIRAEVLDGTQVGYIVYESFDAAYDDDLLDAVKRLREEGITDLVLDLRNNGGGHVISSNMLSSCIGGAACRDKVFQFYRYNEECMASWEQTAELFGQKYDPAAERFYEKFYDGDYYGVDLTDRTLGLGRLFVLATGSTASASEALVNGLRGIGFEVTLIGERTNGKNVGMNVFEWRDLEGYDYEFAPITFQGYNAEMRTVDPAGIEPDFAVSETESGWFEDFGPGEPLLRKALELIGAAVPAPAPTRSAAVVGAVPRGPVRNASVHPSGMIGPRGIAPEETGTENGEKAGCDKKQH; this is translated from the coding sequence ATGAAACAGATCCCATCCGCCGTACGGACCGCGATCCTGTTGCTGCCGCTGCTCCTGTCGGCGGCCTGCGGCAAAGAGGGCGCGGGCGACGACCCGGCGCCCGGCAGGACCGGCATAGCGAACGCCTCCTGGGAGGAGGTCGAACAAATCGCCGCGTCGGGAGCGCAGAAAGCGTACACCTTCACCTCCCCCGCCCTCTGGTCCGCCGAAAGCAGCGCTCCCGGGTGGTGCGAGGTGCTCACCGAATCGGGCCCCAAAGGAAACGCGACGCTCCGGATCGCCGTGGCGCCCAATACCGGCAGCACGGCCCGCTCGGCGACCGTGCGGATCACGGCAGGAAACTTCTTCCCGGCGAGTTTCAAGGTGATTCAGGGATCCCCGACCGACGGTCCTGCCGTCAATGCCCGGGCGGATGCGGCGCTCGCGCGCTACTACCTCTGGAACGAAGCCTACCGGAAGGCGGAACGCGACCTGTCGATCCCCTACGCCGGTCCATACGACAACTTCGTCCACCATACGCTGATGGGGATGAGCGCGAACACGCTCGACAGGAAGTACGACGAACGGAGCGGAGGCTACCGTCTCTACTCCTACCTGCTCCGCACCCCGGCCTCGGGCGCGAAGGCTCCTGCCGCACGGAGCGGCGTGAACCACGGCATCACGAAACCCGCGCCGACACCGGGCTACGGCATCGGCAGCTACACGCTCGTCTCGTTCACCGACCATGACGGCCGCCCGACGGGCGGTATCGGGCTGTGCCCGACGAGCATCCTGCCCGGGTCGCCGCTCGAGAGGGCGGGATTCCGGCGCGGCGACATCATCGCCGAAGTGGACGGAAAGACACCCACGGAAAGCACCTACGCCGCGATCTTCACAAGCCTGCTCTCCCCGGCGGACGGCGCGAAGGTCGAGCTTACGCGCAACGAAGCCGATGCACGCCCCGTACGGGTCGCCGCCGAGCGGCTGGACCCGACGCCGATCATCCGCGCCGAGGTGCTCGACGGAACGCAGGTGGGGTATATCGTTTACGAGAGCTTCGACGCGGCCTACGACGACGATCTGCTGGACGCCGTAAAGCGGCTCAGGGAAGAGGGGATCACCGACCTCGTGCTCGACCTGCGCAACAACGGCGGCGGACATGTGATTTCGTCGAACATGCTCTCCTCCTGCATCGGCGGCGCGGCGTGCCGGGACAAAGTCTTCCAGTTCTACCGCTACAACGAGGAGTGCATGGCCTCCTGGGAGCAGACCGCCGAGCTTTTCGGACAGAAATACGACCCGGCAGCGGAACGTTTCTACGAGAAATTCTACGACGGCGACTATTACGGCGTCGATCTGACGGACCGCACGCTCGGCCTCGGCCGCCTGTTCGTCCTCGCCACCGGCAGTACGGCCTCGGCGAGCGAGGCGCTCGTGAACGGCCTGCGGGGCATCGGATTCGAGGTCACGCTCATCGGCGAACGCACCAACGGCAAGAACGTCGGCATGAATGTCTTCGAATGGCGGGACCTGGAGGGATACGACTACGAATTCGCCCCCATCACGTTTCAGGGATACAATGCCGAAATGCGGACGGTGGACCCCGCAGGCATCGAACCCGACTTCGCGGTAAGCGAAACGGAGAGCGGCTGGTTCGAGGATTTCGGCCCCGGGGAACCGCTCCTGCGCAAGGCGCTCGAACTGATCGGGGCGGCCGTTCCCGCACCCGCCCCGACACGCTCCGCCGCAGTCGTCGGAGCCGTGCCGAGAGGCCCCGTCCGCAACGCCTCCGTCCATCCGTCGGGCATGATCGGCCCCCGCGGCATCGCCCCGGAGGAGACCGGGACGGAAAACGGGGAGAAGGCCGGGTGCGACAAAAAACAGCATTAA
- a CDS encoding S46 family peptidase translates to MKRTLLTLFAALAVLPALADEGMWLPSLISERIDDMRSKGFRLTAEDIYSINQASMKDAVVLFDGGCTGELVSPEGLLLTNHHCGYDAIQRHSTVEHDYLTHGFWAMSRAEELPNEGLNVRFLVRMEEVTDRLKAGETAEEIVRRAEAEGKGFRASVEQMYYGNQQFLFVYRQFDDVRLVAAPPSSIGKFGGDTDNWIWPRHTGDFSVFRIYASKDNEPAAYSPNNVPYRPGKFFTVSAGGVGEGDFTMIYGFPGNTQEYILSDAVRYIAERSDPAKIAIRTGRLDLIREAQQSDPELRIHYAAKQATIANAWKKWQGEALGIGRRGTAETKRAYEEAFEAWAQDKPAYRDVVKRLREEYARIADPYFAREITAETIYALPAKYTAEERAEAVFARREATERAQWKYLFGEYARRCPVQYQTPAFLRGVASEGSPEAYAERVFDGVWSGRDTTAVTALRDDSRRMLSHITWLLGTKSLRNLTSSRLNELYTLYIRGLREWDRERAFYPDANLTLRVAYGSVAGYRYADGEYHKPLTTLDGIIAKDNPEIYDYDIPQVLRDLHASKDYGRWGVEIGGRKTVAVCFLATNHTTGGNSGSPVLNARGELVGINFDRTWLSTMSDIAFDPDICRNIAVDIRYVLFVIDRVGGAGYLLDEMKIRR, encoded by the coding sequence ATGAAACGCACGCTGCTGACCCTATTCGCGGCCCTCGCTGTCCTGCCTGCTCTGGCAGACGAGGGCATGTGGCTTCCGAGCCTCATCTCGGAGCGCATCGACGACATGCGCTCGAAAGGATTCCGCCTCACGGCCGAAGACATCTATTCGATCAACCAGGCCTCGATGAAGGACGCCGTGGTGCTCTTCGACGGCGGCTGCACGGGCGAGCTGGTCTCGCCCGAAGGGCTGCTGCTCACCAACCATCACTGCGGCTACGACGCCATCCAGCGCCACTCGACCGTCGAGCACGACTACCTCACGCACGGATTCTGGGCCATGTCGCGGGCCGAAGAGCTGCCCAACGAAGGGCTCAACGTCCGCTTCCTCGTGCGCATGGAGGAGGTGACCGACCGCCTGAAGGCCGGGGAGACGGCCGAGGAGATCGTCCGCCGGGCCGAGGCCGAAGGCAAGGGTTTCAGGGCCTCGGTCGAGCAGATGTACTACGGCAACCAGCAGTTCCTGTTCGTTTACCGCCAGTTCGACGACGTGCGCCTGGTGGCCGCGCCGCCCTCGTCGATCGGCAAGTTCGGCGGCGACACCGACAACTGGATCTGGCCCCGCCACACGGGCGACTTCTCCGTCTTCCGGATCTACGCCTCGAAGGACAACGAACCGGCGGCCTACTCGCCCAACAACGTTCCCTACCGCCCCGGAAAGTTCTTCACCGTCTCGGCCGGAGGCGTCGGCGAGGGCGACTTCACGATGATCTACGGATTCCCGGGCAACACGCAGGAGTACATCCTCTCGGACGCCGTGCGCTACATCGCCGAGCGCTCCGACCCGGCGAAGATCGCCATCCGCACGGGCCGTCTCGACCTGATCCGCGAGGCCCAGCAGTCCGACCCCGAACTGCGCATCCACTACGCCGCCAAGCAGGCCACGATAGCCAATGCCTGGAAGAAGTGGCAGGGCGAGGCGCTGGGCATCGGCCGCCGCGGCACGGCGGAGACCAAGCGCGCCTACGAGGAGGCGTTCGAGGCCTGGGCGCAGGACAAACCCGCATACCGCGACGTCGTGAAGCGGCTCCGCGAGGAGTACGCACGCATCGCGGACCCCTATTTCGCCCGCGAGATCACCGCCGAGACGATCTACGCGCTGCCGGCGAAGTACACCGCCGAGGAGCGCGCCGAGGCGGTGTTCGCCAGACGCGAGGCCACCGAACGCGCGCAGTGGAAATACCTCTTCGGAGAGTACGCCCGCCGCTGTCCGGTGCAGTACCAGACGCCCGCGTTCCTGCGGGGCGTGGCCTCGGAAGGATCGCCCGAAGCCTACGCCGAACGGGTGTTCGACGGGGTGTGGAGCGGCCGCGACACCACGGCCGTCACGGCGCTGCGCGACGACTCCCGGCGGATGCTTTCGCACATCACGTGGCTGCTGGGGACCAAGTCGCTGCGCAACCTCACGAGCAGCCGCCTCAACGAGCTCTACACCCTCTACATCCGGGGTCTGCGCGAATGGGACCGCGAGCGCGCCTTCTATCCCGACGCCAACCTGACGCTGCGCGTGGCCTACGGCTCGGTGGCCGGATACCGGTACGCAGACGGAGAGTACCACAAACCGCTGACGACCCTCGACGGCATCATCGCCAAGGACAACCCCGAGATCTACGACTACGACATCCCGCAGGTGCTGCGCGACCTCCACGCATCGAAGGACTACGGCCGCTGGGGCGTGGAGATCGGCGGCAGGAAAACCGTGGCGGTCTGCTTCCTGGCGACGAACCACACCACCGGGGGCAACTCCGGATCGCCCGTGCTGAACGCCCGCGGCGAACTGGTGGGCATCAACTTCGACCGCACGTGGCTCTCGACGATGAGCGACATCGCCTTCGATCCGGACATCTGCCGCAATATCGCCGTGGACATCCGCTACGTGCTCTTCGTGATCGACCGCGTGGGCGGCGCCGGTTACCTTCTCGACGAAATGAAAATCCGGAGGTAA
- a CDS encoding Maf family nucleotide pyrophosphatase → MLLHEQLRNYRLLLASQSPRRRELMTGCGLPYELAPRFDCAEVYPAGLAAEEVPLYLSRLKSEAYPAPLSGRDILLTADTVVVLDGEVLGKPRDREDAAGMLRRLSGRHHTVVSGVTLRTTGRMHSFEARTSVWFRPLADEEIAYYVDAFRPFDKAGSYGIQEWIGYAAIERIEGSFYNVMGLPIQKVYVELTRFLNE, encoded by the coding sequence ATGCTGCTTCACGAACAACTCCGGAATTACCGCCTGCTGCTGGCCTCGCAGTCGCCGCGGCGGCGCGAACTGATGACCGGCTGCGGACTTCCCTACGAACTCGCCCCGAGGTTCGACTGCGCGGAGGTCTATCCCGCCGGCCTCGCGGCCGAGGAGGTTCCCCTCTACCTCTCGCGCCTCAAGAGCGAGGCCTATCCCGCGCCGCTCTCCGGACGGGACATTCTCCTGACGGCCGACACGGTCGTCGTGCTCGACGGCGAGGTGCTCGGAAAGCCCCGCGACCGGGAGGACGCCGCGGGGATGCTCCGCCGGCTGTCGGGACGCCACCACACGGTCGTCTCGGGCGTGACGCTCCGCACGACCGGGAGGATGCACTCCTTCGAAGCGCGCACCTCGGTCTGGTTCCGCCCGCTCGCCGACGAGGAGATCGCCTACTACGTGGACGCCTTCCGCCCCTTCGACAAGGCGGGGTCGTACGGCATCCAGGAGTGGATCGGCTATGCCGCCATCGAGCGCATCGAAGGCTCGTTCTACAACGTCATGGGACTTCCCATCCAGAAAGTATATGTCGAACTAACCCGATTTCTCAACGAATGA